From the Anguilla anguilla isolate fAngAng1 chromosome 6, fAngAng1.pri, whole genome shotgun sequence genome, one window contains:
- the LOC118230762 gene encoding zinc finger and BTB domain-containing protein 1-like isoform X3, with amino-acid sequence MPGRRQVMTRPNHSEHVLQQLNNQREWGFLCDCSVAVGDVDFRAHKAVLAACSSYFRMMFIKDQRARLDLSNMPVSAECFDLILQLMYLGRTLTEPGDFEELKVAMAYLQMYYIPDSPEDLKGSQSANANLPPPPSSSSSTSCSSSSSSSPSLGPAEAKMMFGVRLYEQPRRGSAEGERLVQRTLAPTPVLLGPAPVSQGVARPPAEEAMATPLAPRPVPVPVPVPVPAPADGATDRPCDLRKRPPGRRAPARERPRFGRTFTCDDCGFVFSCEKLLVEHGLTCTNRKAFQSPEARARAHGAPAWAEGSAYEGPEGDDWRERGPDPLADTPIRSVGTGTDSGPARNGGVAVKVELEEISTMDGVTAVRVGEVGEDGGPSSPRYMDEKDRCPFGRGDEEPGAEDGGPFEGPAPVKREEPGSECEPCELCGAPLEEEDRSAHYISSHLPHICACGRCGRVFVRGRQLQEHAERCGETRDAAAAAAAGSPAEADGRGWPWGSREEVEEEEEEEEEGGLPDRGGASSVRCPHCGLPQESEEAAVEHAACCPEREAAAARRAARAFRHRPGAGSHRKGLYQRGGPPEPRYSRRLLRDRQLRPRGRDASRYCSPAASAPGTPPSGVTTCAT; translated from the coding sequence ATGCCAGGCAGACGGCAGGTAATGACGCGACCAAATCACAGCGAGCACGTCCTGCAACAGCTCAATAACCAGAGGGAGTGGGGCTTCCTCTGCGACTGCTCCGTTGCAGTGGGAGACGTGGACTTCCGGGCCCACAAGGCCGTCCTGGCAGCCTGCAGCTCCTACTTCCGGATGATGTTCATCAAGGACCAGCGGGCACGCCTGGACCTCAGCAACATGCCGGTCAGCGCCGAGTGCTTCGACCTGATCCTGCAGCTGATGTACCTGGGTCGGACCCTGACCGAGCCTGGCGACTTCGAGGAGCTGAAGGTGGCCATGGCTTACCTGCAGATGTACTACATCCCCGACTCCCCGGAGGACCTTAAGGGGAGCCAGAGCGCTAATGCTaacctccccccgcccccctcctcctcctcgtccaccTCCTGCTcgtcttcctccagctcttcCCCGTCCTTGGGCCCGGCGGAAGCCAAGATGATGTTCGGCGTGCGCCTGTACGAGCAGCCGAGGCGGGGCAGCGCGGAGGGCGAGCGCCTGGTCCAACGCACGTTGGCCCCCACGCCCGTCCTGCTGGGCCCCGCGCCCGTCTCGCAGGGCGTCGCCAGGCCGCCCGCGGAGGAGGCCATGGCCACACCCCTCGCGCCGAGGCCCGTTCCCGTGCCCGTGCCCGTGCCCGTGCCCGCACCGGCGGACGGGGCAACGGATCGACCCTGCGACCTGCGGAAGAGGCCCCCTGGGCGCCGGGCGCCCGCCAGGGAGCGGCCCCGCTTCGGGCGCACCTTCACCTGCGACGACTGCGGCTTCGTCTTCAGCTGCGAGAAGCTGCTGGTGGAGCACGGCCTCACCTGCACCAACCGCAAGGCCTTCCAGAGCCCGGAGGCCCGAGCCCGGGCCCACGGCGCCCCCGCCTGGGCGGAGGGCTCGGCCTACGAGGGCCCAGAGGGGGACGACTGGCGCGAGCGCGGCCCCGACCCCCTCGCGGACACGCCGATAAGGTCGGTGGGGACGGGCACCGACAGCGGGCCCGCCAGGAACGGAGGAGTCGCCGTTaaggtggagctggaggagatctCCACCATGGACGGCGTCACGGCGGTCCGGGTGGGAGAGGTCGGGGAGGACGGCGGCCCGTCGAGCCCACGGTACATGGATGAGAAGGACCGGTGCCCGTTTGGCCGAGGGGACGAGGAGCCGGGCGCGGAGGACGGCGGCCCTTTCGAGGGCCCGGCGCCGGTTAAGAGGGAGGAGCCGGGCTCGGAGTGCGAGCCCTGCGAGCTCTGCGGAGCgcccctggaggaggaggaccgcTCGGCCCACTACATCTCCAGCCACCTGCCCCACATCTGCGCCTGCGGCCGCTGCGGCCGGGTCTTCGTCCGGGGCCGCCAGCTGCAGGAGCACGCTGAGCGCTGCGGGGAGACGCgggacgccgccgccgctgccgccgcggGGTCGCCGGCGGAGGCCGACGGGCGGGGCTGGCCGTGGGGCTcgagggaggaggtggaggaggaggaggaggaggaggaggaggggggcctGCCGGACCGCGGCGGAGCCAGCAGCGTCCGCTGCCCGCACTGCGGCCTGCCGCAGGAGAGCGAGGAGGCGGCGGTCGAACACGCCGCCTGCTGCCCAGAgcgggaggcggcggcggcgaggcgGGCCGCCCGGGCCTTCCGGCACAGGCCCGGCGCCGGCTCTCACAGGAAGGGGCTGTACCAGCGCGGCGGCCCGCCGGAACCCCGCTACAGCCGGCGGCTCCTGCGGGACAGGCAGCTGCGTCCGCGCGGGCGAGACGCGTCCCGCTACTGCTCGCCCGCCGCCTCCGCCCCGGGAACGCCTCCTTCCGGCGTGACCACCTGCGCCACGTGA
- the LOC118230762 gene encoding zinc finger and BTB domain-containing protein 1-like isoform X2: MRDCSDREADMPGRRQVMTRPNHSEHVLQQLNNQREWGFLCDCSVAVGDVDFRAHKAVLAACSSYFRMMFIKDQRARLDLSNMPVSAECFDLILQLMYLGRTLTEPGDFEELKVAMAYLQMYYIPDSPEDLKGSQSANANLPPPPSSSSSTSCSSSSSSSPSLGPAEAKMMFGVRLYEQPRRGSAEGERLVQRTLAPTPVLLGPAPVSQGVARPPAEEAMATPLAPRPVPVPVPVPVPAPADGATDRPCDLRKRPPGRRAPARERPRFGRTFTCDDCGFVFSCEKLLVEHGLTCTNRKAFQSPEARARAHGAPAWAEGSAYEGPEGDDWRERGPDPLADTPIRSVGTGTDSGPARNGGVAVKVELEEISTMDGVTAVRVGEVGEDGGPSSPRYMDEKDRCPFGRGDEEPGAEDGGPFEGPAPVKREEPGSECEPCELCGAPLEEEDRSAHYISSHLPHICACGRCGRVFVRGRQLQEHAERCGETRDAAAAAAAGSPAEADGRGWPWGSREEVEEEEEEEEEGGLPDRGGASSVRCPHCGLPQESEEAAVEHAACCPEREAAAARRAARAFRHRPGAGSHRKGLYQRGGPPEPRYSRRLLRDRQLRPRGRDASRYCSPAASAPGTPPSGVTTCAT; the protein is encoded by the exons ATGCGTGACTGTTCTGATCG GGAGGCGGATATGCCAGGCAGACGGCAGGTAATGACGCGACCAAATCACAGCGAGCACGTCCTGCAACAGCTCAATAACCAGAGGGAGTGGGGCTTCCTCTGCGACTGCTCCGTTGCAGTGGGAGACGTGGACTTCCGGGCCCACAAGGCCGTCCTGGCAGCCTGCAGCTCCTACTTCCGGATGATGTTCATCAAGGACCAGCGGGCACGCCTGGACCTCAGCAACATGCCGGTCAGCGCCGAGTGCTTCGACCTGATCCTGCAGCTGATGTACCTGGGTCGGACCCTGACCGAGCCTGGCGACTTCGAGGAGCTGAAGGTGGCCATGGCTTACCTGCAGATGTACTACATCCCCGACTCCCCGGAGGACCTTAAGGGGAGCCAGAGCGCTAATGCTaacctccccccgcccccctcctcctcctcgtccaccTCCTGCTcgtcttcctccagctcttcCCCGTCCTTGGGCCCGGCGGAAGCCAAGATGATGTTCGGCGTGCGCCTGTACGAGCAGCCGAGGCGGGGCAGCGCGGAGGGCGAGCGCCTGGTCCAACGCACGTTGGCCCCCACGCCCGTCCTGCTGGGCCCCGCGCCCGTCTCGCAGGGCGTCGCCAGGCCGCCCGCGGAGGAGGCCATGGCCACACCCCTCGCGCCGAGGCCCGTTCCCGTGCCCGTGCCCGTGCCCGTGCCCGCACCGGCGGACGGGGCAACGGATCGACCCTGCGACCTGCGGAAGAGGCCCCCTGGGCGCCGGGCGCCCGCCAGGGAGCGGCCCCGCTTCGGGCGCACCTTCACCTGCGACGACTGCGGCTTCGTCTTCAGCTGCGAGAAGCTGCTGGTGGAGCACGGCCTCACCTGCACCAACCGCAAGGCCTTCCAGAGCCCGGAGGCCCGAGCCCGGGCCCACGGCGCCCCCGCCTGGGCGGAGGGCTCGGCCTACGAGGGCCCAGAGGGGGACGACTGGCGCGAGCGCGGCCCCGACCCCCTCGCGGACACGCCGATAAGGTCGGTGGGGACGGGCACCGACAGCGGGCCCGCCAGGAACGGAGGAGTCGCCGTTaaggtggagctggaggagatctCCACCATGGACGGCGTCACGGCGGTCCGGGTGGGAGAGGTCGGGGAGGACGGCGGCCCGTCGAGCCCACGGTACATGGATGAGAAGGACCGGTGCCCGTTTGGCCGAGGGGACGAGGAGCCGGGCGCGGAGGACGGCGGCCCTTTCGAGGGCCCGGCGCCGGTTAAGAGGGAGGAGCCGGGCTCGGAGTGCGAGCCCTGCGAGCTCTGCGGAGCgcccctggaggaggaggaccgcTCGGCCCACTACATCTCCAGCCACCTGCCCCACATCTGCGCCTGCGGCCGCTGCGGCCGGGTCTTCGTCCGGGGCCGCCAGCTGCAGGAGCACGCTGAGCGCTGCGGGGAGACGCgggacgccgccgccgctgccgccgcggGGTCGCCGGCGGAGGCCGACGGGCGGGGCTGGCCGTGGGGCTcgagggaggaggtggaggaggaggaggaggaggaggaggaggggggcctGCCGGACCGCGGCGGAGCCAGCAGCGTCCGCTGCCCGCACTGCGGCCTGCCGCAGGAGAGCGAGGAGGCGGCGGTCGAACACGCCGCCTGCTGCCCAGAgcgggaggcggcggcggcgaggcgGGCCGCCCGGGCCTTCCGGCACAGGCCCGGCGCCGGCTCTCACAGGAAGGGGCTGTACCAGCGCGGCGGCCCGCCGGAACCCCGCTACAGCCGGCGGCTCCTGCGGGACAGGCAGCTGCGTCCGCGCGGGCGAGACGCGTCCCGCTACTGCTCGCCCGCCGCCTCCGCCCCGGGAACGCCTCCTTCCGGCGTGACCACCTGCGCCACGTGA
- the LOC118230762 gene encoding zinc finger and BTB domain-containing protein 1-like isoform X1 — protein MPFRSTWCARKSVIRCHVPFHCHGSSMEADMPGRRQVMTRPNHSEHVLQQLNNQREWGFLCDCSVAVGDVDFRAHKAVLAACSSYFRMMFIKDQRARLDLSNMPVSAECFDLILQLMYLGRTLTEPGDFEELKVAMAYLQMYYIPDSPEDLKGSQSANANLPPPPSSSSSTSCSSSSSSSPSLGPAEAKMMFGVRLYEQPRRGSAEGERLVQRTLAPTPVLLGPAPVSQGVARPPAEEAMATPLAPRPVPVPVPVPVPAPADGATDRPCDLRKRPPGRRAPARERPRFGRTFTCDDCGFVFSCEKLLVEHGLTCTNRKAFQSPEARARAHGAPAWAEGSAYEGPEGDDWRERGPDPLADTPIRSVGTGTDSGPARNGGVAVKVELEEISTMDGVTAVRVGEVGEDGGPSSPRYMDEKDRCPFGRGDEEPGAEDGGPFEGPAPVKREEPGSECEPCELCGAPLEEEDRSAHYISSHLPHICACGRCGRVFVRGRQLQEHAERCGETRDAAAAAAAGSPAEADGRGWPWGSREEVEEEEEEEEEGGLPDRGGASSVRCPHCGLPQESEEAAVEHAACCPEREAAAARRAARAFRHRPGAGSHRKGLYQRGGPPEPRYSRRLLRDRQLRPRGRDASRYCSPAASAPGTPPSGVTTCAT, from the exons ATGCCATTTAGAAGCACGTGGTGTGCACGAAAAAGTGTTATAAGGTGCCATGTGCCATTTCATTGTCACGGAAGTTCGAT GGAGGCGGATATGCCAGGCAGACGGCAGGTAATGACGCGACCAAATCACAGCGAGCACGTCCTGCAACAGCTCAATAACCAGAGGGAGTGGGGCTTCCTCTGCGACTGCTCCGTTGCAGTGGGAGACGTGGACTTCCGGGCCCACAAGGCCGTCCTGGCAGCCTGCAGCTCCTACTTCCGGATGATGTTCATCAAGGACCAGCGGGCACGCCTGGACCTCAGCAACATGCCGGTCAGCGCCGAGTGCTTCGACCTGATCCTGCAGCTGATGTACCTGGGTCGGACCCTGACCGAGCCTGGCGACTTCGAGGAGCTGAAGGTGGCCATGGCTTACCTGCAGATGTACTACATCCCCGACTCCCCGGAGGACCTTAAGGGGAGCCAGAGCGCTAATGCTaacctccccccgcccccctcctcctcctcgtccaccTCCTGCTcgtcttcctccagctcttcCCCGTCCTTGGGCCCGGCGGAAGCCAAGATGATGTTCGGCGTGCGCCTGTACGAGCAGCCGAGGCGGGGCAGCGCGGAGGGCGAGCGCCTGGTCCAACGCACGTTGGCCCCCACGCCCGTCCTGCTGGGCCCCGCGCCCGTCTCGCAGGGCGTCGCCAGGCCGCCCGCGGAGGAGGCCATGGCCACACCCCTCGCGCCGAGGCCCGTTCCCGTGCCCGTGCCCGTGCCCGTGCCCGCACCGGCGGACGGGGCAACGGATCGACCCTGCGACCTGCGGAAGAGGCCCCCTGGGCGCCGGGCGCCCGCCAGGGAGCGGCCCCGCTTCGGGCGCACCTTCACCTGCGACGACTGCGGCTTCGTCTTCAGCTGCGAGAAGCTGCTGGTGGAGCACGGCCTCACCTGCACCAACCGCAAGGCCTTCCAGAGCCCGGAGGCCCGAGCCCGGGCCCACGGCGCCCCCGCCTGGGCGGAGGGCTCGGCCTACGAGGGCCCAGAGGGGGACGACTGGCGCGAGCGCGGCCCCGACCCCCTCGCGGACACGCCGATAAGGTCGGTGGGGACGGGCACCGACAGCGGGCCCGCCAGGAACGGAGGAGTCGCCGTTaaggtggagctggaggagatctCCACCATGGACGGCGTCACGGCGGTCCGGGTGGGAGAGGTCGGGGAGGACGGCGGCCCGTCGAGCCCACGGTACATGGATGAGAAGGACCGGTGCCCGTTTGGCCGAGGGGACGAGGAGCCGGGCGCGGAGGACGGCGGCCCTTTCGAGGGCCCGGCGCCGGTTAAGAGGGAGGAGCCGGGCTCGGAGTGCGAGCCCTGCGAGCTCTGCGGAGCgcccctggaggaggaggaccgcTCGGCCCACTACATCTCCAGCCACCTGCCCCACATCTGCGCCTGCGGCCGCTGCGGCCGGGTCTTCGTCCGGGGCCGCCAGCTGCAGGAGCACGCTGAGCGCTGCGGGGAGACGCgggacgccgccgccgctgccgccgcggGGTCGCCGGCGGAGGCCGACGGGCGGGGCTGGCCGTGGGGCTcgagggaggaggtggaggaggaggaggaggaggaggaggaggggggcctGCCGGACCGCGGCGGAGCCAGCAGCGTCCGCTGCCCGCACTGCGGCCTGCCGCAGGAGAGCGAGGAGGCGGCGGTCGAACACGCCGCCTGCTGCCCAGAgcgggaggcggcggcggcgaggcgGGCCGCCCGGGCCTTCCGGCACAGGCCCGGCGCCGGCTCTCACAGGAAGGGGCTGTACCAGCGCGGCGGCCCGCCGGAACCCCGCTACAGCCGGCGGCTCCTGCGGGACAGGCAGCTGCGTCCGCGCGGGCGAGACGCGTCCCGCTACTGCTCGCCCGCCGCCTCCGCCCCGGGAACGCCTCCTTCCGGCGTGACCACCTGCGCCACGTGA